From Electrophorus electricus isolate fEleEle1 chromosome 8, fEleEle1.pri, whole genome shotgun sequence, the proteins below share one genomic window:
- the LOC113575066 gene encoding gap junction beta-3 protein-like, protein MDWKTLESLLSGANKYSTGFGRIWLSLVFVFRVMVFVVAAERVWSDDHKEFDCDTKRPGCPNACYNYCFPIIHTRLWALQLIFVTCPSFLVVMHVWYREDRERKYRLIHGEKAKLYDNPGQKHGGLWWTYLISLFFKTGIEVGFLYLLHLLYHNFDMPRSIVCDIEPCRQVTCYIARPTEKRVFTYFMVGASVICIILNVSEIFYLIAMRIVHLTQKGSHVPSRRRCGEPGCDSCNVVMTSVDYKLANPEKATKQS, encoded by the coding sequence ATGGATTGGAAGACTCTCGAATCCCTTCTCAGTGGTGCAAATAAATACTCCACGGGTTTTGGACGTATCTGGCTGTCCCTGGTGTTCGTGTTCCGTGTCATGGTGTTCGTGGTAGCTGCTGAGCGTGTGTGGAGTGATGATCATAAAGAATTTGACTGTGATACCAAAAGGCCAGGCTGCCCCAATGCCTGTTATAACTACTGCTTTCCCATTATCCACACACGACTCTGGGCCCTGCAGCTCATCTTTGTCACCTGCCCTTCCTTCCTGGTTGTTATGCATGTGTGGTACCGTGAAGATCGCGAGCGCAAATACCGACTCATCCACGGCGAGAAGGCGAAGCTATATGATAACCCTGGGCAGAAGCATGGGGGTCTGTGGTGGACATACCTCATCAGCCTTTTCTTCAAGACAGGCATTGAGGTGGGATTCCTCTACCTGCTCCATCTGCTCTACCACAACTTCGATATGCCCCGCAGCATAGTCTGTGACATTGAGCCCTGCAGGCAAGTGACATGTTACATAGCACGTCCCACGGAGAAGAGGGTCTTCACGTATTTTATGGTGGGGGCCTCAGTCATCTGCATAATTCTAAATGTGTCTGAGATCTTCTACTTGATTGCTATGCGGATCGTGCATCTCACCCAGAAGGGCAGCCATGTCCCTTCACGCAGGAGATGTGGAGAGCCAGGATGTGATAGCTGTAATGTAGTAATGACCTCTGTAGATTACAAACTAGCTAATCCAGAAAAGGCAACAAAACAATCTTAA
- the tmem54b gene encoding transmembrane protein 54b isoform X3, which produces MGGVFCANLEEPRSIMKLGLSMVLVGHVNFLLAALVHGTVLRNVSLNPQTMEYAVANIIALAAGLVGAVVGILAMVLSKHEKSRGLVWSVCMLSAASGLLAAASVIGLIVSMVWTINHGSKGLLDQCNLPDGISSFSITDECPFDPTRIYSTTLILWGPLILMSVVEGVFSGRCVAVCIFFLHCKPRTHYEAKSVKTLRAAEPLVLPCHAPPPCCCRGNGVARQLEWPKEHHELLHTSHLYSSTRSAPAESSSPIFNRAALNRASFWI; this is translated from the exons ATGGGAG ggGTATTCTGTGCCAATCTGGAGGAGCCCAGGTCTATAATGAAGCTGGGACTGTCTATGGTGTTGGTAGGACATGTGAACTTCCTGCTGGCTGCCTTGGTGCATGGCACTGTATTGAGGAATGTCAGCCTCAATCCCCAGACCATGGAGTACGCAGTTGCCAACATTATAGCGCTGGCAGCTGGCCTAGTG GGTGCTGTTGTTGGAATACTGGCTATGGTACTTTCTAAGCATGAGAAGAGTCGGGGACTG GTAtggtctgtgtgcatgctgagtGCAGCCAGTGGTCTGCTTGCTGCTGCCTCAGTCATAGGGCTGATAGTTTCCATGGTGTGGACCATCAATCATGGCAGCAAAGGTCTTCTTGACCAGTGCAACCTGCCTGATGGCATAAGCTCCTTCAGTATCACAGATGAGTGTCCCTTTGACCCCACCCGTATTTAT AGTACAACTCTGATCCTTTGGGGGCCATTGATTCTGATGAGTGTGGTGGAGGGGGTGTTCTCAGGCCGCTGTGTAGCAGTCTGTATCTTCTTCCTCCACTGCAAACCAAGAACTCACTATGAAGCCAAATCG GTGAAGACCCTTAGAGCAGCTGAGCCTCTGGTACTCCCCTGTCATGCCCCCCCACCCTGCTGTTGCCGAGGAAACGGAGTGGCGCGGCAGCTGGAGTGGCCCAAGGAACATCATGAGCTCCTGCACACGTCGCATCTGTACAGCTCGACCCGCTCTGCCCCAGCGGAGAGCTCCTCCCCCATCTTCAACAGGGCTGCTCTGAACAGGGCCAGCTTCTGGATCTAA
- the tmem54b gene encoding transmembrane protein 54b isoform X1, translated as MKKKNTFCLCSVSIGVFCANLEEPRSIMKLGLSMVLVGHVNFLLAALVHGTVLRNVSLNPQTMEYAVANIIALAAGLVGAVVGILAMVLSKHEKSRGLVWSVCMLSAASGLLAAASVIGLIVSMVWTINHGSKGLLDQCNLPDGISSFSITDECPFDPTRIYSTTLILWGPLILMSVVEGVFSGRCVAVCIFFLHCKPRTHYEAKSVKTLRAAEPLVLPCHAPPPCCCRGNGVARQLEWPKEHHELLHTSHLYSSTRSAPAESSSPIFNRAALNRASFWI; from the exons ATGAAG aagaaaaacacattctgCTTATGTTCAGTCAGTATTG ggGTATTCTGTGCCAATCTGGAGGAGCCCAGGTCTATAATGAAGCTGGGACTGTCTATGGTGTTGGTAGGACATGTGAACTTCCTGCTGGCTGCCTTGGTGCATGGCACTGTATTGAGGAATGTCAGCCTCAATCCCCAGACCATGGAGTACGCAGTTGCCAACATTATAGCGCTGGCAGCTGGCCTAGTG GGTGCTGTTGTTGGAATACTGGCTATGGTACTTTCTAAGCATGAGAAGAGTCGGGGACTG GTAtggtctgtgtgcatgctgagtGCAGCCAGTGGTCTGCTTGCTGCTGCCTCAGTCATAGGGCTGATAGTTTCCATGGTGTGGACCATCAATCATGGCAGCAAAGGTCTTCTTGACCAGTGCAACCTGCCTGATGGCATAAGCTCCTTCAGTATCACAGATGAGTGTCCCTTTGACCCCACCCGTATTTAT AGTACAACTCTGATCCTTTGGGGGCCATTGATTCTGATGAGTGTGGTGGAGGGGGTGTTCTCAGGCCGCTGTGTAGCAGTCTGTATCTTCTTCCTCCACTGCAAACCAAGAACTCACTATGAAGCCAAATCG GTGAAGACCCTTAGAGCAGCTGAGCCTCTGGTACTCCCCTGTCATGCCCCCCCACCCTGCTGTTGCCGAGGAAACGGAGTGGCGCGGCAGCTGGAGTGGCCCAAGGAACATCATGAGCTCCTGCACACGTCGCATCTGTACAGCTCGACCCGCTCTGCCCCAGCGGAGAGCTCCTCCCCCATCTTCAACAGGGCTGCTCTGAACAGGGCCAGCTTCTGGATCTAA
- the tmem54b gene encoding transmembrane protein 54b isoform X4: MKLGLSMVLVGHVNFLLAALVHGTVLRNVSLNPQTMEYAVANIIALAAGLVGAVVGILAMVLSKHEKSRGLVWSVCMLSAASGLLAAASVIGLIVSMVWTINHGSKGLLDQCNLPDGISSFSITDECPFDPTRIYSTTLILWGPLILMSVVEGVFSGRCVAVCIFFLHCKPRTHYEAKSVKTLRAAEPLVLPCHAPPPCCCRGNGVARQLEWPKEHHELLHTSHLYSSTRSAPAESSSPIFNRAALNRASFWI, encoded by the exons ATGAAGCTGGGACTGTCTATGGTGTTGGTAGGACATGTGAACTTCCTGCTGGCTGCCTTGGTGCATGGCACTGTATTGAGGAATGTCAGCCTCAATCCCCAGACCATGGAGTACGCAGTTGCCAACATTATAGCGCTGGCAGCTGGCCTAGTG GGTGCTGTTGTTGGAATACTGGCTATGGTACTTTCTAAGCATGAGAAGAGTCGGGGACTG GTAtggtctgtgtgcatgctgagtGCAGCCAGTGGTCTGCTTGCTGCTGCCTCAGTCATAGGGCTGATAGTTTCCATGGTGTGGACCATCAATCATGGCAGCAAAGGTCTTCTTGACCAGTGCAACCTGCCTGATGGCATAAGCTCCTTCAGTATCACAGATGAGTGTCCCTTTGACCCCACCCGTATTTAT AGTACAACTCTGATCCTTTGGGGGCCATTGATTCTGATGAGTGTGGTGGAGGGGGTGTTCTCAGGCCGCTGTGTAGCAGTCTGTATCTTCTTCCTCCACTGCAAACCAAGAACTCACTATGAAGCCAAATCG GTGAAGACCCTTAGAGCAGCTGAGCCTCTGGTACTCCCCTGTCATGCCCCCCCACCCTGCTGTTGCCGAGGAAACGGAGTGGCGCGGCAGCTGGAGTGGCCCAAGGAACATCATGAGCTCCTGCACACGTCGCATCTGTACAGCTCGACCCGCTCTGCCCCAGCGGAGAGCTCCTCCCCCATCTTCAACAGGGCTGCTCTGAACAGGGCCAGCTTCTGGATCTAA
- the tmem54b gene encoding transmembrane protein 54b isoform X2, whose translation MANSGVFCANLEEPRSIMKLGLSMVLVGHVNFLLAALVHGTVLRNVSLNPQTMEYAVANIIALAAGLVGAVVGILAMVLSKHEKSRGLVWSVCMLSAASGLLAAASVIGLIVSMVWTINHGSKGLLDQCNLPDGISSFSITDECPFDPTRIYSTTLILWGPLILMSVVEGVFSGRCVAVCIFFLHCKPRTHYEAKSVKTLRAAEPLVLPCHAPPPCCCRGNGVARQLEWPKEHHELLHTSHLYSSTRSAPAESSSPIFNRAALNRASFWI comes from the exons ATGGCAAATTCAG ggGTATTCTGTGCCAATCTGGAGGAGCCCAGGTCTATAATGAAGCTGGGACTGTCTATGGTGTTGGTAGGACATGTGAACTTCCTGCTGGCTGCCTTGGTGCATGGCACTGTATTGAGGAATGTCAGCCTCAATCCCCAGACCATGGAGTACGCAGTTGCCAACATTATAGCGCTGGCAGCTGGCCTAGTG GGTGCTGTTGTTGGAATACTGGCTATGGTACTTTCTAAGCATGAGAAGAGTCGGGGACTG GTAtggtctgtgtgcatgctgagtGCAGCCAGTGGTCTGCTTGCTGCTGCCTCAGTCATAGGGCTGATAGTTTCCATGGTGTGGACCATCAATCATGGCAGCAAAGGTCTTCTTGACCAGTGCAACCTGCCTGATGGCATAAGCTCCTTCAGTATCACAGATGAGTGTCCCTTTGACCCCACCCGTATTTAT AGTACAACTCTGATCCTTTGGGGGCCATTGATTCTGATGAGTGTGGTGGAGGGGGTGTTCTCAGGCCGCTGTGTAGCAGTCTGTATCTTCTTCCTCCACTGCAAACCAAGAACTCACTATGAAGCCAAATCG GTGAAGACCCTTAGAGCAGCTGAGCCTCTGGTACTCCCCTGTCATGCCCCCCCACCCTGCTGTTGCCGAGGAAACGGAGTGGCGCGGCAGCTGGAGTGGCCCAAGGAACATCATGAGCTCCTGCACACGTCGCATCTGTACAGCTCGACCCGCTCTGCCCCAGCGGAGAGCTCCTCCCCCATCTTCAACAGGGCTGCTCTGAACAGGGCCAGCTTCTGGATCTAA